The DNA region CTGTGCCATCTTAGTTCCCTTTATTATGTGCAGAGGGTGAATTTTAACTCCGTCTATCGATAAAGCGCTCAAGAGTTTTCCAGTTTCCAGCATGTCTTCTTTGTCTTCAAAGGGAAGCCCAAGGATGATGTGGGCACAAACTTTTAAGTTTCTCCTTTTTGTCCTTAAAACCGCATCCACAAAGTCAGAAACTCCGTGAGCCCTGTTTATGAACCTAAGGGTTTTGAAGTTGGCAGATTGAAGCCCATACTCTATCCAAACCTCCAAGCCCTTTTCTGTATAGCTCTCCAAAAGGTCAAGGACCCACTCAGGAGCACAGTCGGGTCTTGTACCCACATCTATTCCCACCACCTCGTCAAATTCCAAAGCAGTGTCGTAGATAGACTTTAGATAATCCTTCTCTCCGTAAGTGTTTGAATAGGACTGATAATAGACAAAGAACAGAATATTTCTACCGTATCTTTCCTTTGCCCTACGTATACCTTCTTCTATCTGAGTTTTTAAAGGCACGGAGGGGCTCAGGTGAGCGGGTCTTGTGCCAGAAAAGCAATAGGTGCATCCTCCGTAAGCTTTTGTCCCATCTATGTTAGGACAGGTAAAGGGCAAAGACACAGTTATCTTTTGGACCCTTCTGCCATACTTTCCCTTTAAATAGTCTCTTAAAGAGTAATAGGCAAATTTTTCCTTGAGCATACAAAATAATTTAAAAACTCAGAAAGCGTTTTGCTATGAACTTTTATGGGTGATGAGGCTCCATATGAGAAAGGCCACCGGCTCTGGAACTATTACGGTTTTTCTGTTTGCAGTTTTACTCAAAATATCATAAAGTTCTGTCCTTACAACTGCATCCCCGGTTAGTTCAAAAAGAACATCTATCGCATCCTCAAGGGAGCTTAACATATCCCTCGCGTCTCTGTAGTAAGCTATTCCATTTTCTTTTGCCTTTTTTACGCTTTCTAAGTCCTCTCTTGGCTCTGCAACTGCGATGATCTTTACGTTGTCAGTATTAACACTGAGCAAAGCATCAAGGAACTGACTACCCACCTTACCGAGACCAGCTATACCTACGTTTATGCGTCTCATTTTGTTCCCCAGATTTAAAGTGGCCCAGGGCGGACTCGAACCGCCGACACCCCGGTTTTCAGCCGGGTGCTCTACCAACTGAGCTACCGGGCCTTTCAGTTAAAATTATAACACATGATAAGAATTAGCACTCCTTTAACGGATGAGATAGTAGAAAGCTTAAGGGCCGGGGATAAGGTTTTGATAAACGGTGTTATATACACAGCCAGGGATGCAGCACACAAAAGGATGGTTGAAAGTTTGGAAAAGGGAGAGCCACCACCCTTTGACCTCAAAGGTCAAATAATCTACTATGTTGGACCAACCCCACCAAAACCTGGGCAGGTAATAGGCTCTGCAGGACCCACCACAGCCATAAGGATGGACAAATACGTAGAGCCACTTTTAAAGCTTGGGCTAAAGGGTATGATAGGAAAAGGATACAGAAGTCCTCAGGTTAGGGAGCTTTTGGTTAAATACAAAGCAGTATACTTTGCGGCGGTAGGAGGAGTAGCTACACTTCTTGCGAGAGCTATAAAATCTTCAGAAGTTATAGCCTACGAAGACCTTGGCACGGAAGCTATAAGAAAGCTCGTGGTGGAAGACTTTCCTGTGATAGTGGCAAACGACATATACGGTGGAGATATATTTGAGGAAGGTAGAAAGAAATTTGCGAGGATAGACCTATGAGACAGCTTATCATCATCGGCGGAGGACCTGCTGGCATATCAGCTTCTATATATGCTGCCAGGAAAAAGATGGATTTTCTATTAATTACAAAGGATGTGGGCGGACAGGTAATAAAAGCCGGCAACATTGAAAACTACCTTGGTTATGCAATAGTAGATGGGATCATCTTTGTGGAAAAAATGATGGAGCACATGAAAAAGATGGAGGTAGAACCCATAATAGACGAGGTGGTGGATGTTAGAAAAATTGATGGGGGCTTTGAGGTTATAACTGCCTCTGGGCAGGCTTATTCTACAAAAACCATACTCTTCTGCACTGGAGCGGAACATAGGCGCTTAAACATACCCGGAGAAAGGGAATACACTGGAAGGGGCGTTTCTTACTGTTATACCTGTGATGCACCTTTCTTTAAAGACAAAAGCGTGGCTGTAGTGGGGGGTGGAAACTCTGGGTTTGAGGCAGCAGAACAGCTCCTAAACTACGCAAAAAGTATCTACCTTCTGGAAATATCAAACAATTTTAGAGCTGATGAAATTTTAAAAGAGAAAGTTCTCAAAGACAGAAGAGTTACACCCTTGCTAAGACATAGAGTTTTAGAAGCAAAGGGAGATGGGCTTTTCTTAAAAGCTATCGTAGTAGAAAATCTGGAGACAAAACAAAAATATGAGTTAGAAGTGGAGGGGCTTTTTGTGGAAATTGGACTTGAGCCAAACACGAAGCTTGCAGAAAAGCTTGGAGTTATGCTAACAAGCAAGGGTGAGATAATCATAGATTGCAACAATAGGACTTCTGAAAGGGGCATATACGCTGCGGGCGACTGCACAAACATCTTTGCAAAACAGATAATTACCGCAGCTGGTGATGGCGCAAAGGCTCTGCTTTCAATATACCATGACCTGACCTACGGCATAAGCTCATGGATATAGCTGTGTAGATTTGAGGGTTTACGCTGTCCAGCTCGCAGGAAAGGAACTAAGGGTATGCTTGGATATAGTGATGAACTTTTCGGCCCTCAGAAGCGGATTTATAGATTACGTGAGAGAAGAG from Thermocrinis sp. includes:
- a CDS encoding Fe-S-containing hydro-lyase; the encoded protein is MIRISTPLTDEIVESLRAGDKVLINGVIYTARDAAHKRMVESLEKGEPPPFDLKGQIIYYVGPTPPKPGQVIGSAGPTTAIRMDKYVEPLLKLGLKGMIGKGYRSPQVRELLVKYKAVYFAAVGGVATLLARAIKSSEVIAYEDLGTEAIRKLVVEDFPVIVANDIYGGDIFEEGRKKFARIDL
- a CDS encoding TIGR01212 family radical SAM protein (This family includes YhcC from E. coli K-12, an uncharacterized radical SAM protein.), producing MLKEKFAYYSLRDYLKGKYGRRVQKITVSLPFTCPNIDGTKAYGGCTYCFSGTRPAHLSPSVPLKTQIEEGIRRAKERYGRNILFFVYYQSYSNTYGEKDYLKSIYDTALEFDEVVGIDVGTRPDCAPEWVLDLLESYTEKGLEVWIEYGLQSANFKTLRFINRAHGVSDFVDAVLRTKRRNLKVCAHIILGLPFEDKEDMLETGKLLSALSIDGVKIHPLHIIKGTKMAQQYLNGEFKVLTLEEYAERAADIIEILPPNVVIHRLTGEVEEDRLIAPDYCTYKKKSEVIKAINEVLEKRGSYQGCKSAFVR
- a CDS encoding serine kinase, giving the protein MRRINVGIAGLGKVGSQFLDALLSVNTDNVKIIAVAEPREDLESVKKAKENGIAYYRDARDMLSSLEDAIDVLFELTGDAVVRTELYDILSKTANRKTVIVPEPVAFLIWSLITHKSS
- a CDS encoding FAD-dependent oxidoreductase — encoded protein: MRQLIIIGGGPAGISASIYAARKKMDFLLITKDVGGQVIKAGNIENYLGYAIVDGIIFVEKMMEHMKKMEVEPIIDEVVDVRKIDGGFEVITASGQAYSTKTILFCTGAEHRRLNIPGEREYTGRGVSYCYTCDAPFFKDKSVAVVGGGNSGFEAAEQLLNYAKSIYLLEISNNFRADEILKEKVLKDRRVTPLLRHRVLEAKGDGLFLKAIVVENLETKQKYELEVEGLFVEIGLEPNTKLAEKLGVMLTSKGEIIIDCNNRTSERGIYAAGDCTNIFAKQIITAAGDGAKALLSIYHDLTYGISSWI